The nucleotide window CGCTGGTGCGCTCGCCTCCCGGAAGGAGGAGCTTGCGGCCGGCGCTCACTGCCTCGGCGGCGAGCGGTTGTACCCGCGCGCCTACGTCGCTGTCGATCATTGGGAAGTCCTGCCTCACTGCGCCTGTTGCCCCCGGTTCGAACGGAACCGGTCATAAAGAAACGGTAACGCCTCAGCGGCCCCAACCGGCGTAGGCAAGGGCTTGGCGCAGGAGGCTGTCGCGTCCGCCGGAGAACTCGGAGCTGACGCCGGGGCTGAGCGCTTCCTCGGGCGTCAGCCAGGTCAGTTCCAGGGCGTCCTGCCGCGGGTTGCATTCGCCCGTGACCGGAATGAGGTACGCCAGCGCGACGGCGTGCTGGCGGTCGTCGGTCAGCCCGGTTTCCGAGGGGGAGGGGAAGTATTCGGCAACAGTGAACGGCGTGGGGCACGGCGGCAACTGGGGGAGTGCAAAGGGCCCGAGATCCTTCTCGAGGTGCCGCAGCAGGGCGGCTCGAATGGTCTCCCGGTACATCACGCGGCCGGAGACGAAGGTGCGCACCATCTCGCCCTGGTCATTGGCCTGCAGCAGCAACCCGACCTCGGTGACATATCCGAGCGTGTCGCATCGGACCGGGATGGCCTCAACATAGACCATGGGCAGCCGGCGCCGTGCCTCGTAGAGGTCATCCTCGTTGAGCCAGCCGGGGTTGGGGTCTGGGGTGCGCAGGTTCATACCCTCTGTTTTATAGCAGACGGCGGGCGCGGTGTCCCTGACTCGCTGTACTTCGGCCAATGGCTGAATAGTGGGGACGCTCAGGAAGCGGTGTTCCGGGTATAGCCACTGAGGTCTTCCTGCCACTGGTTGACCCGGAGCTCGCCGCCGTCCGGATTGGGCAGTCGCAGGGATCGCCCGTGGTTTTCGTCGGCCAGGGTCGACGGGACGAACGACTGCTGCAGCCGCTCCTGCAGGGTCTTCACGTCGCCGGAGAACTCGAAGGCGAGCTCCGTGCTGACCTTGTCGGCTCCATGGACCGCGATCAGGCCGCCGTTCTTCGCCGTGAAGTCGACCCATGACCCCGCATCGGAGCTGAGCCGCTTGCGGGCGCCGATGTCAGTGAACACCTTCGAGGCGGCTGTTAAGTCAGGTGTGTACCAGATGGGCAGGACCGCTAGCCC belongs to Arthrobacter tumbae and includes:
- a CDS encoding VOC family protein; the protein is MLRVRPIVFTPNVDAFSDLFTTLGLALIEDAPGWRVFAADSGRVALHVADEPTFEFSFEVGSISEFARRTAEAGTAAVVIDTADGPAAQVTAADGRTFLAYEAALRDTAPAEKGLAVLPIWYTPDLTAASKVFTDIGARKRLSSDAGSWVDFTAKNGGLIAVHGADKVSTELAFEFSGDVKTLQERLQQSFVPSTLADENHGRSLRLPNPDGGELRVNQWQEDLSGYTRNTAS
- a CDS encoding NUDIX hydrolase family protein: MNLRTPDPNPGWLNEDDLYEARRRLPMVYVEAIPVRCDTLGYVTEVGLLLQANDQGEMVRTFVSGRVMYRETIRAALLRHLEKDLGPFALPQLPPCPTPFTVAEYFPSPSETGLTDDRQHAVALAYLIPVTGECNPRQDALELTWLTPEEALSPGVSSEFSGGRDSLLRQALAYAGWGR